One window from the genome of Carcharodon carcharias isolate sCarCar2 chromosome 9, sCarCar2.pri, whole genome shotgun sequence encodes:
- the LOC121281941 gene encoding prolargin, with translation MTHFGYILSICLILTTVVHCQRRQPKPKPSKPPKPPKIPKLPKPPKPPKPPKPEKAVVIGPTEPSHVTVLPPPLPPGPESVFPDCPRECNCPPDYPNALYCDSRNLRIVPIIPPRIHYVYLQNNFIEALPERPFRNATEIKWINLDNNRISSQKLDKEVFKIMNKLLFLYMDRNKLNGVPPNLPSSLEQLRLSRNQIAKIPSGSFSKMENLTLLDLHHNKLSDSVFNKNTFKGLKSLMQLNLAHNSLKKMPPTVPQHIFQLFLDKNQITEIPNDYFKNLHHLAFLRLNFNQLTDQGIPNGLFNVSTLLDLHLSNNKLNSIPMINIKLEHLYLSHNYIEKINGTEICPCPLGNIALHAHDLDMIPRLRYLRLDGNALAPPIPMEIRMCFRLLQAIVV, from the exons ATGACCCATTTCGGATACATACTTTCCATTTGTCTTATTCTGACCACCGTTGTCCATTGCCAGCGTCGTCAACCTAAACCAAAGCCATCAAAGCCTCCAAAGCCTCCCAAGATTCCCAAGCTTCCCAAGCCTCCCAAACCTCCCAAGCCTCCAAAGCCTGAAAAAGCAGTGGTCATTGGACCTACAGAGCCAAGTCATGTGACAGTGCTTCCACCACCTCTACCCCCAGGCCCAGAGTCAGTGTTTCCGGACTGTCCAAGAGAGTGTAACTGCCCTCCTGACTACCCCAATGCACTGTACTGTGACAGCCGCAATCTAAGAATTGTGCCCATCATTCCACCCAGGATCCATTATGTCTATCTCCAAAATAACTTCATAGAAGCTCTTCCTGAACGGCCTTTCAGGAATGCAACTGAAATCAAATGGATCAATTTGGACAACAACAGGATTTCCAGTCAAAAACTTGATAAGGAGGTTTTTAAGATTATGAACAAACTTCTTTTCTTGTACATGGATAGAAATAAATTGAATGGAGTTCCCCCGAATCTTCCATCCAGTCTAGAGCAACTTCGGCTGTCTAGGAATCAAATCGCCAAAATTCCATCAGGCAGCTTTAGCAAGATGGAGAACCTTACCTTGCTCGATCTCCACCATAACAAGCTATCTGATAGTgtcttcaacaaaaatacattcaaaGGTCTCAAAAGCCTCATGCAGCTCAATTTGGCTCACAATTCCTTGAAGAAAATGCCTCCAACTGTCCCTCAgcatatatttcaactcttcttGGATAAGAATCAAATCACAGAAATACCTAATGACTATTTCAAGAATTTACACCATTTGGCCTTTTTAAGGCTGAATTTCAACCAGTTGACAGACCAAGGGATCCCCAATGGTCTTTTTAATGTATCAACTCTCCTGGATCTCCACCTGTCCAACAACAAACTCAATTCTATACCAATGATTAATATAAAGCTGGAACACCTATATCTCAGCCACAACTATATTGAAA AAATCAATGGAACTGAAATCTGCCCTTGTCCCCTTGGTAACATTGCTTTACATGCCCATGACTTGGACATGATACCTCGCCTTCGATATCTACGATTGGATGGGAATGCGCTGGCGCCCCCAATACCAATGGAAATAAGGATGTGTTTTAGACTCTTGCAGGCAATAGTGGTTTGA